A segment of the Mauremys mutica isolate MM-2020 ecotype Southern chromosome 7, ASM2049712v1, whole genome shotgun sequence genome:
AAATGAAATATTCTAAATATCAAAATCAGTGTTGGCCCATATGCAATATTCTGCAAAATAAAGATTATTGTAAAGGTAGACTGTGGCCATATCCTCTGTTCCAGTCCCTGCCACAAAATCACCAGAGGGTCTTCTAAAGCAAAAACAAACTTCCTTGTTAGGGAGGTCTGACTGGTTCAGATATCGACAAACAAAAGACAGTCCAGTTGTCAGGCCCTTTGTGCCTGTGTGCTAGCTACTCAGACAAACATATAAGAAAACTAAAAACTTTATGGGGTTGGTCTCTGGGAATAGAATCCTCAAACTTCTGGAGAAACGAAGAGCAGCCTTCTCTCTGCCTTGAGCTTTCCTTCTCTTTATAGGCCCTTATTGATGAGGTTTAGTGAATCAGGCTTCAGCTGTTCTCTCtcatctctgctgagctgagagaGGAACCCTGCTGGGTCCTGCAGCCTTCCTGTCCCACTGTCTAGATAGTTGTTGATTCCATTTATTAAGAAAAGTGGCATGGGGGAGTCTATCAAGACTATAGAGAGTTCCTTTTGGGGCCTTTCAAATCTTCTTTAGGGTGTACCACTTACCAAAAGTACTTCTCATCTTGGATCTTGACTAAGGAAAACATTGGGGTCAGGAACATGGAATCTTCATGCTTTGTATTGTTTCATGGGCTAATGTGGAAATCCATTTTGAAAAAGGCTGTTCCTCATCACAAGTACAGTTTCTTTATTTAAATCACCCCACAGCCAGTAGTTGCAAAGAATGCTTGTGCCTGTGCTGGGCCAACACGTGCCGTTTCTGCTCTGGCAAAACGGATTAAAATTGCTTCCAAATCATCCTGCTGCTGGCCTTGCCTCTGGGCAGTATTATTTGTGGGAGCAGCAGCATAGACATAATGTGTTGTGGGGCGAATCTGTGGAGAGGACAGGGTTATTTGGAGGTAGCGCAGGGTGTGGGGGATGCAGGATGTCTGCAATCTCCTTAATTGAAATATTTGCCCTTAATTTTGTGACTTGCATCAGATAAAAATATTGGGATATTGTAAGGCCTAACACCATTTCTTGTTTATGAATTGTGGAGTTGCCTTTCCTCATGTAGGAAAGTGCTGGTGTTTTGCTTTTATCTGCTAGTTGTTGAACTACGTATTTTTTCAGTAGCCGTGATCAAGAGTCTTCACACTGGCAAATAAGAATATAGCACCGATTCAATTGGCATTTgctacattgcaataaaaggaGTAGACACTAAATATCTTTCTCATTAAGGTGAAAAATAGGCATTGAAATTCTTACCCTCTAAACCATCTAAGTATTTTCTTCCACTGGTTTATGAAGTTCATAGAAAACCTAGAAATTTGCCTACCTACTTTGGCTCCTGAGTCATCAAAGATGGTGGCTACCTAATTGAGGAagttagtttgttttaaaataggTAACACTGAGACTGAACTAAACACCTACCCATAGAAGTGGTCCCTCCAGGTCCAATCACAATGGCCGGGCAGCGGGTGGAAACTTGCATTGCTGTGTACTGTGCTGTATCAGCTCTGTGAATACGTAAGACTTCAATCTGTAGTGTCTAAAGGCACTAAAAATCAATtaatagaaaaaatatatattttcttctGGCATTTTTCTTGTTCAGGTCATTCTGTCAGGTTAAATGAGGAGGTTCGGCCCCCACAcgttgaggccctgattcaggaaatcaCTTAAGTGCATAATTAAGTCCATCTTTATTCAGGAAGGCAATTAAGCATGTtcctaaatgctttcctgaaatgGGATACTTTCCTAAACTGGGATCTCAAAAAGGAGACACTCCTCTGTCCATAATATCTCTGTGAATACTTCAGCTCAGCCAATCCCCACTTTTTCAAAGGAACTGAATAAATGGCACCTCTCATTCAGAGGTGCTTATCATTAGTACGCTTATTTTATATGCAAGTATTCTAAAACTAGGCAATGTGTAATTTCTGGGCTAactaatcattttttaaataatcaccAATGAAAAATAAACTGCAGTTGAGGcggaaaaacaaaacattcacAATTATCTATCTTAAAGTTTATTTGAATTAATTTAGCCCTTGCCTTCCCTGTGAGCAGTGAATGTAACACTGGCTGCTCACTCCCCATTGCTGTGATGTGCTCTTCAGTCAAAAACTGAGGATCATGTGCAGCACACGTGCAAAGAGAGTCACATCAAGGATTGTTTCCACATGAATAGCTGGCTATGTCTCTGAGCCTATGCAAAAGCAGTTCAGCTAGAAATAATTGCTGTAAAAAGGAAACATTGGGGCATTTTGAAAGTTGACCAAGGGTGGAGAAGTGGCCTCATTTCAATATAGCATACAGTCATAACATCGCTTTCTTCTACATATGTGATGTCTAAGGCTAATACACTGTAATTAGTGGTAAATAGCCCGCAGTCTGCTTTACATCAGATATACGTTTAATACAATCATTACTAGAAAAAGATCTGTCaacttggggaaaaaataaagcacAGTAATGGTGTTTGAAAGTGTATTTTTTGCCTCTTCCTTTTCCAGGAAGTTATAGAATTAACCAAAGATCTCCTTTCAACACAACCTTCGGAAGCCCTTGCAAGTTCTGATAGTTCTGCTTCTGCCCTACCCAGTCACTCCTGGAAGGTTGGGGATAAATGTATGGCAATATGGAGTGAAGATGGACAGTAAGTGTAGAAAACAAACTTCTCTAACAGTTACATGAAATAATACAGTACAATGGTAAGAGATTTTCATTCAGCTTGAACTGCCCCATTTGAGTCATTCTAACAAAGAATAGCTAAGAGCAATTAAGTAACCATTGTATTTCCTTTTAGTGAAGTTGAATATTATAGACAAAGCAAATTTGATATTCGGTGATTCTGAAAACACCTTTTCTTGTCACCACCCTCAAAAGAAATATAACACatacaactttaaaaaaaccgGACACTTTCATAAACTAGTTATAATCATTAGTGTAGTGCCTGTCAAATGTACCAGGGTATGTAATTGCCATTCTGTTTATGTATTTTACATTTACTCATTGTCATGAAAAATGACTGAGAAATTTAAGTCTGTGCATTTAACTTGGAACACCATCATTTGACTGTAGTTCTATTGCGATTGCAATATTGCTCTGTCTTTAGGGGCTTGATACTTGGCTGGACCATGCTCCGGAGATGCTGTACCAAAATAGTTGGTTTTGACTCCCCCGGCTAATGTTATTGAGAGTTTCTGAGGTTGCTTCAATTTAGTCTGATCTTGTAGTCTTTGAAATACAAAgatatatattttcaaaatgataGTTTATCCTTTATTTTGTAACATACAAGCATTTCTGAATTTTTTCTAATCAAACTGTTCAGATTGAGTAAACATCCCATTTCCTTCTCTTAGAAAAGAGTTGAATCCTTGTACAATGGAGCTGCTAATGTAGTGAAAACCAAATATATGCATTGATGCAGAATTATTGATACTTTCATGTATAAAACAAACtgttcaaaaataaaaacacttctTCTGTTGCTAGGCATTGATGGCTGAAATATTTTCTCACCTAAGATcataaatgttacatttttaaattCTTCGGTCACTACTGGGTCCCAAGATCTGGCCTAAACCAGTGATCAGAATAAGTTTGTTGGATCTGAAAGCATTTGTACTGGTTCACTTAAATGTTTCTAGTTCTAGCAGGTCAAGTGGTATTGGACCTTACTCACTTTGATTACTATCTTGTTTCTTTCCACTAAAGCTGCAACATGATTTAAGCAGCCAGTGTCTCAAGAAGTGCTAGCTAGAGATTAATGCTTCCTACCACACAAAAGCTGGGGTTCCCCATAGTTTTCACACAGTATAAAGCATTGGTTTTTAACTCAATTCAAGTCTCTCTCAAGACGGTGGCTATATCAAAACAAAGTAGGAAGGTGTTAATTGGAATGATATCTGTAAGTATAGTCTCTAGcttctgtagcagagctgggcgAGAGATTGAGACTTCAGATTTTTTCCTCgtcccaaataaaacaaaaagtcagTCTCAAAACCTTTGTAAACAGATGGTCCAAAAAGAATTAGTATggccttttaaaaagtttttagtATAAATTAACTAGAGGTTCGAAATAAAGTTGTTTTGAACTAGAAAAATGACAAAACAGGACGATTAaataattttgaaactttttttttaaaatttgaatcaGAAGATTTGTGAAACTCAAAACCAGCCCTTCCTGTGAACAGTTTTAttttcaacaaatcagcattttctggtggAAAAAGCATTCAGTCAGAAAATTCCTGACTAGCTTTAATCTGTGTTATCTAGAATGCCATAGTTTTACAATCTGATATTGCATGACCTATCACTAGGAAAAAAAGCAAGATTCTTAACTTTGCAGTTTCACAAGGCATTTGTTTCTAGCCTGAATAGCTATTAGGCCTTAAAATTGTCATTGGTTCCTTGATCAGCTAGTGAGGTTAAGCTCTTGTGCAGGACTGATGTACTTAGGTCCTTAAAGAACATTAACTTCTCAGCTTGATTTGTATTTTGTCCCAAAAAATGAAGCAGATTGGTAGCAAATACTTAACTTAATGTTAGTAGCTGAATAACAGTGTAGGTGTTGTAGGGCTGAGTATTAAAccattactcacatgcttacagCCATGATATCTTTACAGGTGTTACGAAGCTGAGATTGAAGAGATAGATGAGGAGAATGGTACTGCTGCAATCACGTTTGCTGGATATGGCAATGCTGAAGTCACGCCTCTGCTCAACCTCAAACCTGTAGAAGAGGGAAGAAAGGCAAAAGAGGACAGTGGCAACAAACCCATGTCCAAGTAAGTGACTTGTATAACCTTAGATGTGTACTTTAACAAAGAACTTAGGCCAACCAAGCATGTTACATTCGTGTGGTGGATGGATGGAATTTGCTTAAGGAAACATACTCTGGTAAAACAACCTGTTAGCATCTCACTCTTAGACCAATTCTGATGTCATATTTATCAAGGATATTAATGTGAGTTACAAAAGTAGAATTCTTTTATTGCCAGCAAAGAGGCCAGTTCTAAACAACATAGGTTCCAAATCATGATCAGGTAAAGAGGAATGCAATATGGAGATGATGCTTACAATTTGTGTTTCAGGAGAAGATAGAGACTTGTGTGTGTGATGAAATAGTGAGTATATATTATAAATTACTGATTAAAGAAGTGGTAGATGCCTGTAGTCTAGCAGAAGCTTTTCAGAGCTCCTGCTTGAAATTGTAAGTGTTGCATAGACAAGTTTTCATTTGGAGGAATGAAAAAATAGCTTCAACAAGTGAAGCTTCTTTGATTCTTTGTGGGAGTACCCagagttgtgaggcacctcatTACCcactgcccttagcatgaggaagcctgGTCTGTGCCTGCCATAGGTCAGCTCTCTGACTTCACTGTCCacgggcaacacaagcactcctctCTTAGCCTCGGCAGGTCCCGCACTCTTGCTTCAGGTTAGTGCTAGGCATATTCCTGCCCCCgagcatctccctggagtgtc
Coding sequences within it:
- the SMNDC1 gene encoding survival of motor neuron-related-splicing factor 30 isoform X2, with the translated sequence MEVIELTKDLLSTQPSEALASSDSSASALPSHSWKVGDKCMAIWSEDGQCYEAEIEEIDEENGTAAITFAGYGNAEVTPLLNLKPVEEGRKAKEDSGNKPMSKKEMIAQQREYKKKKALKKAQRIKELEQEREDQKVKWQQFNNRAYSKNKKGQVKRSIFASPESVTGKVGVGTCGIADKPMTQYQDTSKYNVRHLMPQ